A single Flavobacterium sp. 1 DNA region contains:
- a CDS encoding ABC transporter ATP-binding protein, translating to MGYLEIKDLEISFPTPKGKYIAVKDINLSIKKGEIISIIGHSGCGKSTIMNAIGGMLTPTGGSVVLDNKNIKGPGPDRGIVFQNYSLLPWLTVENNIFQAVDSVMDCSKAEKHEIVIKNLKMVNLFQHKDKLPGQLSGGMKQRVAIARAFAINPGVLLLDEPFGALDALTKGSMQLEVLKLWNLDNREKTIIMITHDIEEALFLSDRIVVLHNGPASTIREIVTVNLPRPRNKIEIVKTPEYIELRDHLLHLLTDHFSIEDMGVKYKN from the coding sequence ATGGGCTATTTAGAAATAAAAGATTTAGAAATCTCTTTTCCAACTCCAAAAGGGAAATATATTGCAGTAAAAGACATTAACCTTTCTATCAAAAAAGGGGAAATAATATCCATCATCGGACATTCGGGCTGCGGAAAATCGACGATTATGAACGCGATAGGAGGGATGCTGACTCCAACGGGAGGATCAGTAGTATTGGACAATAAAAACATAAAAGGCCCGGGCCCGGACCGTGGCATTGTTTTTCAAAACTATTCATTACTGCCTTGGCTGACGGTGGAAAACAATATTTTCCAAGCGGTAGATTCGGTTATGGATTGTTCCAAAGCCGAGAAACACGAAATTGTGATTAAAAATCTTAAAATGGTGAATTTGTTCCAACACAAAGATAAATTGCCGGGACAGCTTTCGGGCGGGATGAAACAAAGAGTAGCTATTGCGAGAGCTTTTGCCATCAACCCTGGTGTTTTATTGCTGGATGAACCATTTGGAGCATTAGATGCTTTAACAAAAGGATCTATGCAGCTCGAAGTTTTAAAACTGTGGAATCTGGATAATAGAGAAAAAACGATTATAATGATTACGCACGATATTGAAGAAGCATTGTTTTTGTCAGACCGAATTGTGGTTTTGCATAACGGTCCTGCTTCGACCATTAGAGAAATTGTAACGGTAAATTTACCAAGACCAAGAAATAAAATTGAAATCGTAAAAACCCCTGAATATATTGAATTGAGAGATCATTTATTACATCTCTTGACTGATCATTTCTCAATCGAAGATATGGGTGTAAAATATAAAAATTAG
- the tatA gene encoding twin-arginine translocase TatA/TatE family subunit, translating into MGRLGVTEILLIIGVLLLLFGGKKIPELMKGLGSGIKEFKNAAKEDQPADKKEETKE; encoded by the coding sequence ATGGGAAGATTAGGAGTTACAGAAATACTTTTGATTATTGGAGTTCTTTTATTGCTTTTTGGAGGTAAAAAAATTCCAGAATTAATGAAAGGTTTAGGAAGCGGTATTAAAGAATTTAAAAACGCAGCCAAAGAAGATCAGCCAGCTGACAAAAAAGAAGAAACTAAAGAATAA